Part of the Natrinema caseinilyticum genome is shown below.
AGGCGGTGCCGTCGTCGTACCGCTTGATCGCGAGCGTGAACGTGTTCGCAGCCGGCGTACTGGTCGGCGTGTACGGTCGCACGACCTGTTCGTCTTCGTCCTCACCCGGCTCGTCCCGTTCGAACTGGACGGTCGTATGCTGGCCGGGATCGAACTCGAACTCCCGATCCGCTTCGATCACGAACTGTTTCACCCGCGGAGTCATCTGATGGATCGACGTGATCGTTCCCTCGAAGGGCATGTAAACGGCATCGGGTGCGGTCGTTCTAAACGGACTGCTTGCACGGACTCGAGCACCTTGAGCCGGTTCGCGTCCGACGCGAAACTCGCCGCTCCGTCCCCGACCAGTCCAACCGACCGTACCGACTCCTCGACGGCGGCCGACGTGCACGAACGGACTCGACGACCTGATTGGACCGGGGAGTGCGAACACCTCTAGATCGATCGGAGCCGTGGGGTGCCAACGCCCCTCTAGAATCGATCGGTGCCGCACGTCGCGACTAGCGATTTGTATCGGCAAGCCGGTCCCACATAGTTGGCCAATAGCGTTATAAGACGCCGAGAGAAGAGTCGCGTGACGAGGACAGGATCATACCGAACACCCACCACCGATCCGCTCCGAGACAGTCCTCGTCACCGCCGAGATCGACCCAGCGGGAAGTCATTCGTCACTTCGTCACCCGGTCTCGGACCCGCCCCGATTGACTCACCACCTACCGGGGACTCCCACGCCGACCCCTGTCGGCGTTTCTGTCGGTGAGCGCCGATTTGTTTCTCGAGGCGGCGGTATCGGTCGTGACGACCGGGCGTCTCCGCGATGACCTCGTGACTGCCGACACTTCGCCGACCGCTCGTCTCCCACGAACCGTCGGATTCCGACCTGGCGGAACGGTCCTCGCGGCGTGCAGTCTCGCACCTCACGACCTGCGCCACTCGTCGCGACGGAAGAATCGACGCGTTCAGAGCCGTCGACGAACTGCTCGCGCTGTCCGATGCGAGTCCGGCCGAGACGGTCGCGGACTATCGCCTCTCGGCCGACGTCCCCGACTACTGGTATCCGTTTGCGATGGCGCGCGTCGACGGCGCGTACCGCCTCGAGCGATCGATCCTCCTCGACGCGAACACGCTCGGCGTCCCCGTCGAACACCTGCCCTGGCCCCGCGGTGAGGTCCTCGACCCGCCCTCGGATCTGTTGCCAACCGGTGAGGATAATCTCCTGCTCTACGAAACGCCGGTGTCCCGAAGCGGCCGCGAGGTGACCAGGAACTATCAGTTCGCTCGCTGGACCGACGGGGCGGCCCACCTCTGGAGCGCTCGGGAGTCCGGCGTCGGCGAGAGCGGCCTCTCGAGCGGTCTGGCGTTCGACGTCCTCGAGGACGGGGAGTGTCTCGGATTCGCTTCGAAACGACCCCGACCGCTACTTCCCGGGGGTTCGGCGCTCGATCATCCCGGTGACCGTATACGAGAGGACGACTTCGTCGTCCTGGTTCAGCACTTCTATGTAAGTGTCCACGTTTCCGCGGCGGGGATCGGTCTCGGAGGGGCGTTTGTCCACCACCTCGGTTCGGAGGGAGAGGGTATCGCCCGGCGTGACCGGCCGCTGCCACCGAAGTTCGTCGACGCCGCGACCGCCCATGCCCGCGTTCTCGGTGAGATAGTTCTCGACGAGCATCCGCATGGATATCGAAGCGGTGTGCCACCCCGACGCGACCAGTTCGCCGAACGCCGACTCCGCTGCGGCCGCCGCGTCGAGATGGAACGGCTGCGGATCGTACTGTTTTGCGAATTCGACGATTTCCTCGCGAGTGACGTGATACTCCCCGAACTCCCGTGTCGTGCCGACCTCGATGTCCTCGAAGTAGCGCATCGCTCGTGAGAACGGAAATCGGGAAGAAAAACGTAGCGGACGACGCGCCCTCGTCGAACGTCGGTGGATCCGCACCCACCTCGGCCCGGTGTTGAACGCGCGTCCCCGCGGGTGTACTCTCCGTTCCGCTCGAGATGTGTTAACAAATACATATACGAAAATGTGTAATATTGTATTTTAGTCAATTAAGGCGACGTTGTCAGTAACAATGATTGCGAGTGTCTCCTCCCTCACTGGATCCGAAGTCAACTAATAATGGCGAGTAGATCCGGTTCGAACGGATTGTCACCTTTCACCGAAGCCACCCGTCGACACCGTGGGTAATTGTTTATTCCATGAATGTATTGTGGCCACTAATAATGGGTGATAGTTTTCCAGTGTCCCCTCTCGGGGCACTCCGGAGCAGTTTTTCCAGGAAACTGGCCGTGTCGTTTTTGTGCGTCGTTCTACTCGTCGCGGCGGCCGGGGGGATCATTTACACTCAAACCGGAACGGCACTCGAGGAGAGTACCGAGAACGAGATGACTCAGTCGACGGCGTTGCAGGCCAACACCGTCGTCGAGTGGGTCGATCGAACTCAAGAGAAAACGCGTTACATTTCGGCCTCGGACCGCGTCGTCGACGGAGACCACTCGAACGTCGCGGAGTACCTGCGGGCCGAACAGCAGGATTCGTCCGCCGCCATCGCGGGTATTCATCTCTACGATACGACCGACCACAGGGTGCTCGCGAGTACGGTCGATGGTGCTCCCGAAGTCGATTACCGAACGGCTGGCGTCGAATGGGCGACTGACGGCCTCTCCTTCGAAAACCCGGGCGAAACTCGAGTGACCCACCCGTACAACGATCCGGCGACGGAGACGGAATCGGTCGCCTTCGTCAGCCAGGTGCCGGACGCTTCCGACCGCGCGAGCGCACGATGGACTGGAGTAGCGCTCACTCCACTGTGAATATCGTGGACAGTATCTTTCGCTCGGCCTTTCGCAAGTGTTCCGAGAACGTCGCATAGGAAACTCCGAGTTCGGCGGCGAGTTCCTCTCCGGTACGTTCGCGAGGCCAATCATAATACCCGTTCGTATATGCGAGCAGGAGAACTTCGTGTTGACGCGAAGTGAGTTTGCGAACGATCGCGTCGTAAAACTCTCGACGCTGGAACAGCGAGGTGGAATACGTCTTTTCTCGACGAGCGAGTATCCGCATGGACGGATAGTACTCTCGAAAGTGTGAAATTACGTCGGAGGCGGAATACGCCGGCGGGATTTCGGCGGCGATGTGGGCGACGCCGTTTTTACTCCCCAACTGGGTCGGAATCGCCCCGGCGTCGGTCAGACTGGTGATGAAAAACGTTCCATCGTCGCGGATTCGAAATTCGACGATCAGGGCCTCATCGCCGGTGCTTATCACCCGTGCCTCAAACCCATCGTACGTACTAGCGAACTCGAGAATCTGTTCCGGAGACGCGCCACTGATCCGATGGAATACCGTGTACGCTCCGTCGCTGCGTGGGAGTATCTGAAGGAGTTGCGCGTCACAACCGGTCTCCGCAGAGAGCGCGACTAGGGGATACTCCGGATCCGAAACCTCGAATTCGACCTCGACGATCGAATTCTCGGGAGGGGTCTCTTCGGGCGAGCCCATGGGGAGAACCACGAGAGTGATGGGCATACACATTATCGTGGCAATCGTAAGTGAGCCGCCCGGGTCGGATTCGTCCGTGACCGCGTGATCGATCCCCGTGTCGCGAACACGGTACGACTTCGTCGGCGTTCTCCGGTCCGGGTGGCTGGTTGGTCCCAGTGAGTACGGAAGAGAGGGTCCGAACAGATCGATAGAAGCGTATCGAATATCGTCCGTAGTCAGTCACATCGGTGGTCTGGCGCTTCTCACTCTCTGCGAACGGGACGAAAAGCAAAACCCGTTCCTGTGTGCGTTCTACATGGCCGGCTGGCGACCCGGCCGACAGGGAATACCAGGGGACCGCTCTTTCGCGGACGGTCCCTTTCCGAACGGGCGCGAACTGTTCCGGTCGAATGCGTGCCGTTGGAGTCGGTACAGTGACCACCGGCAGGTCAGTCCCGCGGTCTGATCGCGATTCCGCAGGCGCACGCGTCGTTGCCCGGCGCCGTATTTGGACGGGGCGTATCGAAGCCCCGATTTCGGCGGGCGAATCCCGATATCTCGGCCCGTGAACAGTACGAAAAGCTGACGAATGGGTGATAATATGTGGGCCGACGGTCGTTATACACCATGGCTCGTACCATCCTCGTCCCGATCGACGGGTCGGACCAAGCGTCGGACGCACTCGAGTACGCTGTCACGGAATACCCCGCCGATCGCATCGTTGCGATTCACGCCATAAATCTCGATACGGCTTCGATGCACGGTGAGGAGGGTTTCCCGTATCGGGACGAGTACTTCGACCAGTTACGTGAGGTAGGGCGACAGCGTCTCGAATCGGCCCGTGAGACCGCCGACGAACACGGCGTCGATATCGATACTGAACTTGCCCGCGGCAAACCAGCGCGGGCAATTACTGACTATATAGACGACCACGACGTCGACCACGTCGTCATCGGCAGCCACGGCCGTTCCGGACCGACGCGGATCCTTCTCGGCAGCGTCGCAGAAGCGGTAACGAGGCGATCACCGGTTCCTGTGACTGTCGTCCGGTGACTGATCTCGGCCCACCTGCCGACCGGTCTCAGAGCACCGACGTACGGTGGTTTTCTGAACTCGGTCGGGGCGGACATCTACGCTGGAATAGCCGCTGTGCGTGACGTGGATTCGACAGGCAGTCACTCGGTTCCGTTGCATTGCGAACGTAGAACGGATCGGACTCCTCGTGTCACCGAAACGATCTATACGCGTCCTTCTCGGAAGCGCGGATTCGCTCGGCAGAGTCTCCGTCCACCGTGGACCGTGGAAATGACACCGTTTCGACCGTTCGACGCTGTCCGCCTCGTCGGTCGGATTATTCGTCACTGCTGAAACCTCCAGAAATTATAATTTTTCGAGACCGTGTTGAATACAACGCGCAAAATACGGGTGATCTACCTAATCTTCTACTCATTTTTATTTCTTTTCTATTCACTCCAGAAACAGAGGCACTGAACACCCCCGACATTGTTCAGTACCGGTGAGCCGATCGTGAAAGGGGCTAACCGGGCCAACTCAGGACCGATAAATCGATCAGTTCTTCTCGCGCGGGTACCTCCTCCATCGTAAGACTGTTCGTGGAAATCCGACCCTTTACCGCTAGTGATGCTGACACTGTCTCCGAGGTGCACCGACGTGCGTTCGACGGACGGACCGACGAGTCACGCATCGTGCAGCGATTACACGACGCTGACGAGGCTGTCGTGTCACTAGTGGCGGTTGAAAACGACCGAATCGTGGGTCACGTTCTATTTTCTCCAACATGCGTGACAAACAATCCAGATAATGCTAAACTTGCTGGGCTAGCACCGGTCGGTGTACTACCGGAAAACCAGAACGAGGGTGTTGGCTCGTCGCTGATTGAGCACGGTTTAGTGCAGTGTCGTGACGCCGGTGCCGACGCTGTAGTCGTGTTGGGCGACCCGGGGTACTATTCTCGCTTTGGTTTCGAACGAGCAAGCGTGTACGGGCTCGATAACGAGTACGGTGCTGACGAAGCGTTCATAGTCAAGCCGTTAACGGACGGGGCACTAGACGACGTGGATGGAATCGTCACATATCGACAAGAATTCCGATTGGACGAGGATTAGCGGCCGTCTCCGGATTCTCTCTCGAACCTGGTTCTCCGTCGTACTCCCACAGGTGTCTGTCCTGACCCCCAAACAATGTATACTTAAAGTGAAAATTCGTCCCCGTGATGGAAACAGCGTACCGGAATTTCGTCGACGGCGAGTGGATCGAATCTGAGCGCGGAGACACGTTCGAGGTCCGAAATCCAGCGAATCCCGACGAAATCGTCGGATCGTACCAAGCATCGGTACGGGCCGATCTCGAGGCGGCGATCGACGCAGCGGTGGCCGCACAGGACGAGTGGGCAGACACTCCCGGCCCGGAACGAGGCCGAATCCTCAAAGGAACCGCGATCGCCCTCGAGGAGCAGCGAGAGTCCGCGACGGAGATGCTCGTCAGAGAGGAAGGGAAGACTCGCAGCGAAGCAGGCGGCGAAGTCGGGCAAGCGATCGATATTTTCCACTATTATGCACAGAAAGCCCGCGACCTCGGTGGAACTGCTAAATCGCCGAGCGCATCGGGGAAGGTTCTGTACACGAAACGCGAACCGCTCGGCACTGTCGGCCTCATAACACCGTGGAATTACCCGGTCGCGATCCCGGCCTGGAAGCTCGCCCCGGCCCTTGCAGCCGGAAACACGGCAATCATCAAACCCGCATCGGCGGCACCGAACATGACTCGGATTCTCATCGAGTCTTTCGACGAGGCTGGGCTCCCCGACGGAGTCGCGAACTTCGTGACGGGTTCCGGCAGCGAAATTGGAACGCCGTTGGCGGAACACGACGACGTCGATGGCGTCTCGTTCACCGGAAGTACGACCGTCGGAACCATGGTCGCTCAGTCCGCGGCTGACGATCTGAAACGAGTGCAATGCGAGATGGGTGGAAAGAATCCGACGGTGATACTGCCAAGCGCGGATATCGAAAGCGCCGTCGACATCGTCGGTGTCGGAGCCTTCGGGACCACCGGCCAGTCGTGTACCGCCTGCTCCCGTGCGATCGTCCACGAGGATGTCTACGACGAGTTCGTCGAAGCCATCACTCAGTACGCGGACTCGCTCGAGGTGGGACCGGGATTGGACGATCCCGACATGGGCCCGCACGTCAGCCGAAGCGAACTCGATTCTACGCTCGAGTACGTCGATCACGCCCGCGAAGACGGTGCGACGTTGAAAAGCGGTGGACACGAGGTCGACGGCGACGGATTCTTCGTCGAGCCGACAGTGTTCGTCGATGTCGAGAGTGACATGCGAATCGCTCAAGAGGAAGTTTTCGGTCCGGTTCTCGCCGTCATGCAGGTCGGCGACTTCGAAGAAGCCCTTCAGGCCGCAAACGACGTCGACTACGGCCTCTCGGCGAGTGTCGTGACGCAGGATATAACCGAGGCGAATCGGTTCGTCGAGGAAATCGAGTCGGGCGTTGCCAAGGTAAACGAGAAGACGACGGGGGTCGAGCTTCACGTGCCGTTCGGCGGATACAAGGACTCGTCGACGAACACGTACCGCGAACAGGGTGATGCCGGTCTCGATTTCTTTACGACGACGAAAACGGTGTACATGAACTACTGACCCAGCCCGGTTGAAACACGACTCGAACCGGGAGTGCTGTCGGTACCACCCGTCTCGCAGTGTGTCGTTCAGCGACGATACAGGTTGCGTTCACCACCAACTAGACGATCGATTCTCGCAGACTACATTTCGCAGTGACTCCACCTCCGATGCCGGCTCGAAACGGGGACCGATACGACGATCCGGACTCTCAGTCGGCGTTTCAGCGGACCGAAACCGGATCGATGCAACGGAGTTCGAACGCAGGATACCGATCTGAGAGATCGATTCGATTCGGTTTCGGGGGTCGCACGTTCATCGCCTGTTCGTACCGGACTGTTCGTTTACGGTCTGAGCGAAGCCGTAACTGGGGTTCGTTTGAGTGACTCTGACAGTAGCTTCGTCACCCGGTTCCGTCTCCGGAACGATTAGCACGTACCCACGGTCGACCCGAGCGATACCGTCGCCCTGATCACCTCTGTCTTCGATTTCGACAGTGAGCGTTTCTCCCTCACGGACGGGAGGGACGGGACCGGTCGATTTCTCCTGTGGCGTTTCGGTCACGTCCTGTTCCGTCGTTTCGATACTGACACGAACGATGTCCCCTGCCGACAGTGACCCGTAGTCGATTTCTGTGTCTGGTATTTCTATCAGATGATCCGTTCCGCGTTTCTCTATTTTCCCGGCAAATTTACACACTAACTCCGGTGATTTACCACCCATATGTATCACTATCGTAGCGTGGTATCCCCTGTGAATGTGTGAGGGTCCCACGTACATTGGGACGGCATACCACTCTTACTTATTTGTATGGAAATGGAAGGGATCGTACCATTCGAGAGGTCGTACCGATCGTTTACGGTGACCACCGAGTTCGGGCTATCGAACGGCTTATTTTGAGAACGGAAAGCGGACGTCTACTCCGTGAGGAGTCGTTCGAGATCGGCTTCGATTTCTTGCGTAATCGCGAGTTGCGATCGGGCACGATCGCTCGAATCAGTACTGGATTCGATCTCGCGTTCGAACACACGTCGAAGGAACTGCACTCGTTCCGTCACCGCTTCCAGATCGTCCCGTAAGATGACGTCCTCTCGTGTCGACGGTGACGAACGCGCGACGGGTGCACCATCCGATTCGGGTACGGCCGTCGTCGATGCCTGACTCGAGTCGGCCGCGCCCGGTCCGGCGAAGTCGTTCGTCGGTGCCGTCTCGGTCGGTTGACCCGCTGTTCCATCCCCTCCGCGAGGGTCGTCACTTTCGTCCGCGGCTGCCGGTGATCCGTGGCCGTCGGCTGTATCGGACGCTGATTGCTCCTTCTGGGTACTTTGATCTTCGACGTAGGTCGTGATGTCGGCATCCGAGATGAGAGCGTCGGTCGGACTGGCGGACATCGCGTGGGCTTCGGGCGCAGTCGTCGAGCTGTCCGTGTTTCCCTCCGCCGTCTCGGCTGCGGTTCCGTCCGGTGAACTGGCGTCTGCGCTCTGCTCGTCGCCCCTCTCGGTTCGTCCTCGCTTTCGAGCCCGAGGCCGGTGAGATACCCCTCTTCACGGAGCCGTTCGATCGATTCGTACTCGAGTTCGTCGACGAGAACGACGACATCTGTTAATCGAAACGTCTAGCGTGTCACGGTACCACGGTAAACGTGACTTCCGTCAACCGTGATCATGTTCTAACTCGCTGAATCGTACGGGAAATCGGTCGTCGATCCCGCCGAGACTGTCTCAACTGTCGGCACCGCATATCGAAATGCCATCCACTCGAGGAGCGGATGCAACTGACTAGATGGATAGTGAGCAGCGGGTAACGCGCTCGTCTGTCGTCGCGACATAACCACGACCGGACGCTCGACTACGGTCTAGAGGATACCGTTTCGTTCGAGATACGTGAGATCGCGCGTTTACTCGCACTTCCACGTATCGAAAAGTTCCGTCACAGTCGCGTGATCGCCTCGAGAGGGCGTCGCGGGCCGGCGCACATGCATCAGAGTCGATACCGTTTACTCTCGTCTCTCGGGAGATCACATCGTGACAACTATTTTCCCGTCATCGACGGACACCGGGAACGAAGCGAGTGAGATATTGTCTCGTGAAAGGCACTCGCCCGATTGCAGATCGTACTCCCACCCGTGCCACGGGCAATTAAGTATCTCTCCTTCCTTTACGTACTCGAGGTCCGTCTGGAGGGTGTCGGGATCGAACGAAGCCGTCTTCGTCCCGGTAATGTTCCCTTCAGCGCACGGGCCGCTCTGATGAGCACACCAGCTCAGATACGCGACGTATTCGTTGTCTATATTGAATATCCCAATCGGTTTCCCTTCAATCTGGACGAGAATCCGCTCACCCACGTCTATTTCATCAGCATCTGCGACTGTATACTCAGCCATCGGTCTCTGGTGCAGGGGCGGGCACAAATAGCTTGTGGGTAAACTAGATGTCGTGTTTCACCGAGCTATCCGCCCGCCGCTTTGATGTCCAATCCACCAGAACGCGTGAACGGACGACCTGCGCGTGACTCCATCGCAATAGCTAGAGTCCGGTCGCTAGCGAGTATAGTCACGACTGAAAGACAGTGTTTCGATGCGGCCACCGTCCTGTTCGAACTCGGTGACTCTCGTGGTCGGCTTGTCGCTCGAGGAGAATCGATTGCATCGAACCATCAGGGAGACGATGGTCGCTTGGCCGACCAGAAGGAGGAAACGTCAGGAGAGTCGTTCCTCGAGGTCGTGCATCGCTTTCGCCCGTTCGGCCGAGAACACGGGACACACGTCACCGTTTCCGTCCAGTTCCTGGACGATACTCTGGCGAGACGGATGGGAGCACGTGCTGTGAAACAAATCGATGTGGGGGCACTGCGCACACGATTCGGGGACGGACGGCGTCTCCGTGCTCATTGGTAACACCAAACTGACGAGGATACAAAAACCCTACCGCTTACGCCCGTTTTCTGAAATTGTCCTTCCATCAGCGTCGACGCACCGTCGGAAACCGACTCGACGCGATTTCTCCCGAACGTGTTGCAGGGAACGAACCCGGGCGAACTGAGCCCCGAATAACTTTCGTCACGCGACTCGAGTGGGGAGGTGACGAGTAACTCGTCGGTCGTTGCCTCGAGAACGAGGGCCTTGCGAGTCAACTCTCGGCCAGGTCCGCAACGACGTTGCGTACCTCGGAAACCAGTCCCTCGAAATCGGGGTTTTCTCCGTCTCGAACCCACTTGTACCTCACGATGCCATCCGCGTCGACGACGAAAATGCTGCGCTGGGCCGCTTCGATCATCCCGTACATATCGGAAAGGACGACGTCGTACGCTTCGATACTGTCGTGAGTCCAGTCTGAGAGCATGGGAAACGGAAGATCGTGCTCTCGAATCCAGACGTTCTGGGCGAACGGTAGATCGACGCTGATACCGTAAACCGCGGCATCGAGCGCTTCGAACTCGTCCATCGAATCACGAAACGCACAC
Proteins encoded:
- a CDS encoding MaoC family dehydratase: MRYFEDIEVGTTREFGEYHVTREEIVEFAKQYDPQPFHLDAAAAAESAFGELVASGWHTASISMRMLVENYLTENAGMGGRGVDELRWQRPVTPGDTLSLRTEVVDKRPSETDPRRGNVDTYIEVLNQDDEVVLSYTVTGMIERRTPGK
- a CDS encoding bacterio-opsin activator domain-containing protein; its protein translation is MGSPEETPPENSIVEVEFEVSDPEYPLVALSAETGCDAQLLQILPRSDGAYTVFHRISGASPEQILEFASTYDGFEARVISTGDEALIVEFRIRDDGTFFITSLTDAGAIPTQLGSKNGVAHIAAEIPPAYSASDVISHFREYYPSMRILARREKTYSTSLFQRREFYDAIVRKLTSRQHEVLLLAYTNGYYDWPRERTGEELAAELGVSYATFSEHLRKAERKILSTIFTVE
- a CDS encoding universal stress protein, giving the protein MARTILVPIDGSDQASDALEYAVTEYPADRIVAIHAINLDTASMHGEEGFPYRDEYFDQLREVGRQRLESARETADEHGVDIDTELARGKPARAITDYIDDHDVDHVVIGSHGRSGPTRILLGSVAEAVTRRSPVPVTVVR
- a CDS encoding GNAT family N-acetyltransferase, which codes for MEIRPFTASDADTVSEVHRRAFDGRTDESRIVQRLHDADEAVVSLVAVENDRIVGHVLFSPTCVTNNPDNAKLAGLAPVGVLPENQNEGVGSSLIEHGLVQCRDAGADAVVVLGDPGYYSRFGFERASVYGLDNEYGADEAFIVKPLTDGALDDVDGIVTYRQEFRLDED
- a CDS encoding aldehyde dehydrogenase family protein, which codes for METAYRNFVDGEWIESERGDTFEVRNPANPDEIVGSYQASVRADLEAAIDAAVAAQDEWADTPGPERGRILKGTAIALEEQRESATEMLVREEGKTRSEAGGEVGQAIDIFHYYAQKARDLGGTAKSPSASGKVLYTKREPLGTVGLITPWNYPVAIPAWKLAPALAAGNTAIIKPASAAPNMTRILIESFDEAGLPDGVANFVTGSGSEIGTPLAEHDDVDGVSFTGSTTVGTMVAQSAADDLKRVQCEMGGKNPTVILPSADIESAVDIVGVGAFGTTGQSCTACSRAIVHEDVYDEFVEAITQYADSLEVGPGLDDPDMGPHVSRSELDSTLEYVDHAREDGATLKSGGHEVDGDGFFVEPTVFVDVESDMRIAQEEVFGPVLAVMQVGDFEEALQAANDVDYGLSASVVTQDITEANRFVEEIESGVAKVNEKTTGVELHVPFGGYKDSSTNTYREQGDAGLDFFTTTKTVYMNY
- a CDS encoding TRAM domain-containing protein, with product MYVGPSHIHRGYHATIVIHMGGKSPELVCKFAGKIEKRGTDHLIEIPDTEIDYGSLSAGDIVRVSIETTEQDVTETPQEKSTGPVPPVREGETLTVEIEDRGDQGDGIARVDRGYVLIVPETEPGDEATVRVTQTNPSYGFAQTVNEQSGTNRR
- a CDS encoding Rieske (2Fe-2S) protein, with the translated sequence MAEYTVADADEIDVGERILVQIEGKPIGIFNIDNEYVAYLSWCAHQSGPCAEGNITGTKTASFDPDTLQTDLEYVKEGEILNCPWHGWEYDLQSGECLSRDNISLASFPVSVDDGKIVVTM
- a CDS encoding redoxin domain-containing protein gives rise to the protein MVETGDIAPDFTAPKAGGDAYNDVESFTLSDAIDDGPLVLAFYPAAFTSGCTEEMCAFRDSMDEFEALDAAVYGISVDLPFAQNVWIREHDLPFPMLSDWTHDSIEAYDVVLSDMYGMIEAAQRSIFVVDADGIVRYKWVRDGENPDFEGLVSEVRNVVADLAES